In a genomic window of Candidatus Tumulicola sp.:
- the plsY gene encoding glycerol-3-phosphate 1-O-acyltransferase PlsY encodes MTLALGAAAVLATFLVGSIPFGYLIGKVAFRTDIRREGSGNIGAMNALRTLGKRGAASVLVLDALKGFVPAFIAVRAGMPDLAACVAAAAVLGHCFSPWLGWRGGKGVATSFGAVFAFSWLAGLLTAAAWAAGAGTTRYSSVGSMLGSVLTPVFVWFTTRSPAETIYAGLAALLVLYLHRGNIARLRAGTERAIGADPA; translated from the coding sequence GTGACCCTCGCTCTCGGCGCGGCTGCGGTCCTCGCTACGTTTTTGGTTGGTTCGATTCCATTCGGCTATTTGATCGGGAAGGTCGCGTTTCGCACCGACATCCGGCGCGAAGGCTCCGGCAACATCGGCGCGATGAACGCACTGCGCACGCTCGGAAAGCGCGGCGCCGCGTCGGTGCTCGTGCTCGACGCACTCAAAGGCTTCGTTCCGGCGTTTATTGCCGTACGGGCGGGCATGCCGGATCTCGCGGCGTGCGTTGCTGCGGCTGCCGTCCTCGGACATTGCTTCTCACCCTGGCTTGGATGGCGCGGCGGAAAAGGCGTCGCAACCTCATTCGGGGCGGTGTTCGCATTCAGCTGGCTGGCAGGTCTTCTGACGGCTGCGGCCTGGGCAGCAGGGGCCGGAACCACTCGCTACTCCTCGGTCGGATCCATGCTCGGCAGCGTCCTGACCCCTGTTTTTGTCTGGTTCACCACCCGCTCGCCGGCCGAAACGATCTACGCCGGCCTGGCCGCCCTTCTCGTCTTGTATTTACATCGCGGAAACATCGCGCGCTTGCGGGCGGGCACCGAACGCGCGATCGGCGCCGACCCCGCCTAG
- the efp gene encoding elongation factor P — MISSNELRNGVTIIVDGHLWTVIEFLHVKPGKGSAFVRTRLRNVRSGGTLERTFRAGEKLERATVDNRQMQMLYNDGDGYHFMDQETFENVTLQRDVIGDPADFLKDGMVVDVQTHDGVPIGVDLPAHVELLIVETDPGFKGDTATNATKPAKLETGATVQVPLFVESGNVIRIDTRDRRYIGRAT, encoded by the coding sequence ATGATTTCGTCCAACGAACTTCGTAACGGCGTCACCATCATCGTCGACGGCCACCTGTGGACCGTCATCGAATTTCTCCATGTGAAGCCGGGCAAAGGATCGGCCTTCGTTCGCACGCGTCTGCGCAACGTTCGTTCGGGTGGAACCCTGGAGCGCACGTTCCGCGCGGGCGAAAAACTCGAGCGGGCGACCGTCGACAACCGCCAGATGCAGATGCTGTATAACGATGGCGACGGGTACCATTTCATGGACCAGGAGACGTTCGAGAACGTCACGCTGCAGCGCGACGTGATCGGCGATCCGGCCGACTTCCTCAAAGACGGCATGGTGGTCGACGTTCAGACCCACGACGGCGTTCCGATCGGCGTCGACCTGCCGGCGCACGTCGAGCTCCTGATCGTCGAAACGGATCCTGGGTTCAAAGGCGATACGGCCACCAACGCCACCAAACCGGCCAAACTCGAGACCGGAGCGACCGTTCAGGTGCCGCTGTTCGTCGAATCCGGCAACGTGATCCGCATCGATACGCGCGACCGGCGCTACATCGGCCGCGCCACCTAA
- the miaA gene encoding tRNA (adenosine(37)-N6)-dimethylallyltransferase MiaA, with amino-acid sequence MSARTADDGAAAAGRSRALVQALNQMSDSTVLVIAGATAAGKTPLAFDLALRFDAEIVGADSRQIYNDMPIGTAAPSSEALSAVRHHCVAMVDPYERYSAGRFERDALAAIADIQARGKRAIVAGGTGFYIRALTGSVGLARAYDEQLRARLRREASVHEPGFLHQWLVRLDSRRAAAIDPNDTYRVLRALEIRLADPPIPNGTDAMRRPEFFKVALEVPVAEIDQRIATRTAHMLASGLIEEAERIGPNAVAGSAVGYPQALAYLRGWSTEEELRTTLMRATKRYARRQIAWFRREPGIEWVSPGHVAGIVREKLGWREKPD; translated from the coding sequence TTGTCCGCACGGACGGCCGACGATGGTGCGGCTGCCGCCGGACGCAGTCGCGCGCTTGTTCAAGCGCTGAATCAAATGAGCGATTCGACCGTGCTGGTGATCGCCGGAGCGACCGCTGCCGGCAAGACGCCGTTGGCGTTCGACTTGGCGTTGCGTTTCGACGCGGAGATCGTCGGCGCGGATTCGCGACAGATCTATAACGATATGCCGATCGGGACGGCGGCACCGTCGTCCGAGGCGCTGTCCGCGGTGCGGCATCATTGCGTCGCAATGGTCGACCCATACGAGCGTTATTCGGCCGGACGTTTCGAACGCGACGCATTGGCCGCGATCGCCGATATTCAGGCGCGTGGAAAGCGCGCGATCGTTGCCGGTGGAACGGGCTTTTATATTCGCGCGTTGACCGGTAGCGTGGGTCTCGCGCGCGCCTACGACGAGCAACTGCGGGCGCGGCTACGACGCGAAGCATCGGTGCACGAACCGGGCTTCTTGCATCAATGGCTCGTGCGGTTAGATTCGCGCCGGGCGGCGGCGATCGATCCGAACGACACCTATCGCGTGCTGCGTGCGCTGGAAATTCGATTGGCCGATCCGCCGATCCCCAACGGCACGGATGCAATGCGCCGTCCCGAGTTCTTCAAGGTCGCGCTGGAAGTGCCGGTTGCCGAGATCGACCAACGCATCGCGACTCGAACCGCACACATGCTTGCAAGCGGCTTGATCGAGGAAGCCGAGCGAATCGGGCCAAACGCGGTCGCCGGGAGCGCGGTCGGCTATCCGCAGGCGCTGGCATATCTGCGCGGCTGGAGTACCGAGGAAGAGTTGCGGACGACGTTGATGCGAGCGACCAAACGCTACGCGCGACGCCAAATCGCGTGGTTTCGGCGGGAACCCGGTATCGAGTGGGTTTCGCCCGGGCACGTCGCCGGCATAGTACGGGAGAAGCTCGGCTGGCGTGAGAAGCCCGACTGA
- the der gene encoding ribosome biogenesis GTPase Der, translating to MEVASDSGQESAALRPAIVAIVGRPNVGKSALFNRLVGQRLAIVEDTAGVTRDRLYAICDWRGRTFGLVDTAGIDPEADSVHGDALGAAARRQAEAAASEADVVVFVVDAMAGRHPLDDEVASILRRGHRKVVLAANKSESPAAAASAIAEFSRLGFGEPVTVSALHGEGSGDLLDMVVEALPERPDATGGGELALAIIGRPNVGKSSLLNALLGEERAIVSDVPGTTRDAIDTLMTGRDRTIRLIDTAGVRKQPQAHGSIEYYSALRSLKALSRCDIALLVFDAMVGVTAQDRRLAGFAIEERKGLILIGNKWDLVREQGEFSQGELANVIHDLLPFAKFAPVAFLSAKTHRRLGSLLPVVDRVAENLQRRIPTARLNAVVRAAVLAHPPPASGGRVLKIFYATQPGVSPPLFVFICTDPEKVPTHYKRFLENVLRQEFDFEGVPLTFQFRPRSAGDDVE from the coding sequence GTGGAAGTTGCTAGCGACTCGGGCCAAGAGAGCGCCGCCCTTCGTCCGGCCATCGTCGCGATCGTCGGGCGTCCCAACGTCGGCAAGAGCGCCTTGTTCAACCGGCTCGTCGGCCAGCGCTTGGCGATCGTCGAAGATACCGCGGGCGTAACGCGCGACCGCCTGTACGCAATTTGCGACTGGCGCGGCCGCACGTTCGGCCTGGTCGATACGGCGGGAATCGATCCGGAAGCCGACTCCGTACACGGCGATGCGCTCGGAGCGGCCGCCCGGCGGCAAGCCGAAGCCGCCGCCTCGGAAGCGGACGTCGTAGTGTTCGTCGTCGATGCGATGGCCGGACGGCATCCGCTCGACGATGAAGTGGCATCGATTCTGCGGCGCGGGCACCGCAAAGTGGTGCTGGCCGCCAATAAATCGGAGTCGCCGGCTGCGGCTGCCTCGGCGATAGCCGAGTTTTCGCGTTTGGGGTTCGGCGAGCCGGTGACCGTGTCAGCGCTGCATGGCGAAGGCTCCGGCGATTTGCTCGACATGGTGGTGGAGGCATTGCCGGAGCGTCCGGATGCGACCGGCGGCGGCGAGTTGGCGCTAGCAATCATCGGACGGCCGAACGTCGGCAAAAGCTCCCTCCTCAACGCATTGTTGGGCGAAGAGCGCGCGATCGTGAGCGACGTTCCGGGAACGACGCGGGACGCAATCGATACCTTGATGACCGGGCGCGACCGCACGATTCGTTTGATCGACACGGCGGGCGTCCGCAAGCAGCCGCAAGCGCACGGATCGATCGAATATTATTCCGCCCTGCGCTCCCTCAAGGCACTTTCGCGTTGCGACATCGCGCTGCTGGTGTTCGACGCGATGGTCGGCGTGACGGCGCAAGACCGGCGGCTCGCCGGTTTCGCGATCGAAGAACGCAAAGGCCTCATATTGATCGGCAATAAGTGGGATCTCGTCCGCGAACAGGGCGAGTTCAGCCAGGGCGAGCTGGCCAACGTGATCCACGATCTGCTGCCGTTTGCGAAATTTGCACCGGTCGCGTTTCTTTCGGCCAAAACGCATCGCAGGCTCGGAAGCCTGCTGCCGGTCGTCGATCGCGTCGCAGAAAACTTACAACGCCGTATTCCCACCGCGCGCTTGAACGCGGTAGTGCGGGCGGCCGTTCTCGCGCATCCGCCGCCGGCTTCGGGTGGCCGCGTTTTGAAGATTTTTTATGCGACCCAGCCCGGCGTCAGCCCGCCGCTCTTCGTCTTCATCTGCACCGATCCCGAAAAGGTTCCGACGCACTACAAGCGGTTTCTCGAGAACGTGCTGCGGCAAGAGTTCGACTTCGAAGGCGTTCCGTTGACGTTCCAATTTCGGCCGCGCAGCGCGGGCGACGACGTCGAGTGA
- the miaB gene encoding tRNA (N6-isopentenyl adenosine(37)-C2)-methylthiotransferase MiaB — MASIYIETFGCQMNEADSQYVADRATSAGYAIVTSPEDADVLVLNTCTVRDNAERRAYGRMNHFKVLKDADPSVRLVVMGCLAEQDRDRMQSLAPHVDAVFGTRQLRELGDRLVDWEPDFDRESGGPSAANELAVALGGTPDAVAGPFSHLRAFVNVQRGCSYYCTFCIVPHVRGRFDHRPMADVLRDVEARVAEGAREVMLVGQTVNAWNDPVSGTDFGDLCRAAAAIEGLERLAFISPHPKDFTAKIIRDLAAVPQCNPRMHLPLQSFSDPVLRRMNRKYTAALFAEKVAAIRQYLPNWAITTDIIVGFPGETESDFMHTLEYVRSGVFANAFTFMYSIRRGTPAANWEQVPHDAVTERFGRLVDAQNAATRAYHDRKLGTTVRVLIAGDSKKDAGKLATKATDNVTVVAPKPPGYDEASYASQPWLDVRIESAHVWGCMGTIVGRARRFDDAASPVERPMVSLL; from the coding sequence ATGGCGAGCATTTATATCGAGACGTTCGGCTGTCAGATGAATGAAGCCGATTCGCAGTATGTGGCGGATCGCGCGACGTCGGCCGGCTATGCCATCGTGACGTCGCCCGAAGACGCCGACGTGCTGGTGCTCAACACGTGCACGGTCCGCGACAACGCCGAGCGGCGCGCCTACGGCCGGATGAATCATTTCAAAGTGCTCAAAGACGCCGATCCGTCGGTACGTTTGGTCGTCATGGGCTGTTTGGCCGAGCAGGATCGCGATCGCATGCAGTCCCTGGCACCACACGTCGATGCGGTATTCGGCACGCGCCAACTGCGAGAGTTGGGCGACCGGCTAGTCGACTGGGAGCCGGATTTCGATCGCGAGTCCGGCGGCCCGTCGGCCGCTAACGAGCTCGCGGTCGCGCTCGGTGGAACCCCGGATGCCGTGGCCGGCCCGTTCTCGCATCTTCGCGCGTTCGTGAACGTGCAACGCGGCTGTTCGTATTATTGCACGTTCTGCATCGTGCCGCACGTCCGCGGCCGCTTCGATCACCGCCCGATGGCCGACGTGCTGCGCGATGTTGAAGCGCGAGTCGCAGAAGGCGCGCGTGAGGTGATGCTGGTCGGCCAGACGGTCAACGCCTGGAACGATCCGGTTAGCGGCACCGACTTCGGAGATCTTTGTCGCGCCGCCGCAGCTATCGAAGGCCTGGAACGTCTGGCGTTCATCTCGCCGCATCCTAAAGATTTTACCGCCAAGATTATTCGCGATTTGGCCGCCGTGCCACAATGCAATCCGCGCATGCACCTTCCGCTGCAATCGTTCAGCGATCCGGTGCTACGCCGAATGAATCGCAAGTACACGGCGGCGCTGTTCGCAGAGAAAGTCGCCGCGATCCGGCAGTATCTTCCGAACTGGGCTATCACCACCGATATCATCGTTGGGTTTCCGGGTGAAACGGAAAGCGATTTCATGCACACGCTGGAGTACGTGCGCAGCGGCGTGTTCGCTAACGCTTTCACGTTTATGTATTCGATCCGCCGCGGCACGCCCGCAGCGAATTGGGAACAGGTGCCGCACGACGCGGTTACCGAGCGGTTCGGGCGACTGGTCGATGCGCAAAACGCCGCGACCCGCGCCTACCACGACCGCAAGCTGGGCACGACGGTTCGCGTGCTGATCGCCGGCGACTCGAAGAAAGACGCCGGCAAGTTGGCCACGAAGGCAACCGACAACGTGACCGTCGTGGCACCCAAACCGCCCGGCTACGATGAGGCGTCGTACGCTTCGCAGCCGTGGCTCGACGTTCGTATCGAATCGGCGCACGTTTGGGGTTGCATGGGAACGATCGTGGGCCGCGCGCGACGCTTTGACGACGCCGCTTCGCCGGTCGAGCGTCCGATGGTGAGCTTACTGTGA
- the mutL gene encoding DNA mismatch repair endonuclease MutL, with product MAIVELDQETIGQIAAGEVIERPASVVKELVENALDAGARRVVVSIERGGSDLIEVIDDGGGIAPQELPLAVRRYATSKLRGASDLESIATLGFRGEGLASIASVANVQVTSRVAESQVGYRIEAHGERAGEVEPVASAPGTRVRASALFANVPVRREYLRSPANEFARISTWLSSFALAYPQTTFTLRHDGSDVWVMPGTDDPRERLAMVFGRRAVEALLPLDPAAAASIGGTISGFISAPGSDRPDRRMQLLFVNGRLLRGALLAGAWSAGYATYAMSGRHPYGALFLELPASHIDPNVHPTKSDVRLRYAAQVFDGVRRAMTATLTADATRRFHERTGDLAASGISPAPPEDASFSSVVSLFEPLAGGDVVASGLRIAGQLHRTYVVAFDGDDLVLVDQHAAHERIAYEQIVERASAGAPSEPLLVPHVVELDAARAAMLEQTLEALHEGGLTIEPFGDRAFRVVSTPAGYGARAFDVMGFLDDIGEPRQRNVRERIWASLACHSVTVAGERLETAEMAMLVERLQRCTNPMHCPHGRPTMVRLPPDAVARLFKR from the coding sequence GTGGCGATCGTCGAGCTCGATCAAGAAACGATCGGGCAAATTGCCGCCGGCGAAGTTATCGAGCGTCCCGCGTCGGTCGTCAAAGAGCTAGTCGAGAATGCGCTCGATGCGGGTGCGCGCCGGGTCGTCGTTTCGATCGAACGCGGCGGCAGCGACCTCATCGAAGTGATCGACGATGGAGGCGGGATCGCGCCCCAGGAACTGCCGTTAGCCGTGCGCCGTTATGCGACCAGTAAGCTGCGCGGTGCATCCGACTTGGAATCGATTGCGACGCTGGGTTTTCGCGGCGAGGGTTTGGCGTCGATCGCCTCCGTTGCCAACGTGCAAGTTACTTCTCGCGTAGCCGAATCGCAAGTCGGATATCGGATCGAGGCACACGGCGAACGCGCCGGCGAGGTCGAGCCGGTGGCATCCGCACCGGGAACGCGCGTGCGGGCATCCGCGTTGTTCGCTAACGTGCCGGTGCGTCGCGAATATTTACGCTCGCCGGCCAACGAGTTCGCACGTATTTCTACCTGGCTGTCGAGCTTCGCGCTAGCGTATCCGCAAACGACGTTCACGTTGCGTCACGATGGCAGCGACGTGTGGGTGATGCCCGGCACGGACGACCCGCGCGAGCGATTGGCGATGGTGTTCGGCCGGCGCGCGGTGGAGGCGTTGCTTCCACTCGACCCGGCCGCCGCCGCGTCGATCGGCGGCACGATCTCCGGATTTATTAGCGCTCCCGGATCGGATCGTCCCGACCGGCGCATGCAACTGCTGTTCGTCAACGGCCGGCTGTTGCGCGGCGCGCTCCTGGCGGGTGCCTGGAGTGCCGGATATGCCACCTATGCGATGAGCGGGCGCCATCCGTACGGTGCGCTCTTTTTGGAGCTTCCCGCATCGCATATCGATCCGAACGTGCACCCGACGAAGAGCGACGTGCGTTTGCGCTATGCGGCGCAAGTCTTCGACGGCGTGCGCCGCGCGATGACCGCCACGTTGACGGCCGATGCCACGCGCCGCTTTCACGAGCGTACCGGCGACTTGGCGGCGTCGGGCATTTCGCCGGCGCCCCCCGAGGATGCATCGTTTTCGAGCGTCGTATCGCTCTTCGAACCGCTCGCTGGGGGCGATGTCGTGGCGAGCGGCCTGCGAATCGCCGGACAGCTGCATCGCACGTACGTCGTGGCGTTCGACGGCGACGATCTCGTGTTGGTCGACCAACATGCCGCGCACGAACGCATCGCCTACGAACAAATTGTCGAGCGCGCATCGGCCGGCGCGCCGAGCGAACCGCTGCTGGTTCCGCACGTTGTCGAACTCGACGCTGCACGTGCCGCTATGCTGGAGCAGACGCTCGAAGCGCTGCACGAGGGCGGTTTGACGATCGAACCTTTTGGCGACCGGGCATTTCGCGTCGTTTCGACTCCGGCCGGATACGGGGCGCGAGCCTTCGACGTCATGGGCTTTCTGGACGATATCGGCGAGCCGCGACAACGCAACGTGCGCGAGCGCATCTGGGCCTCCTTGGCATGTCACTCGGTGACGGTCGCGGGCGAACGGCTCGAAACCGCCGAGATGGCGATGCTGGTCGAGCGGTTACAGCGGTGCACGAATCCGATGCATTGTCCGCACGGACGGCCGACGATGGTGCGGCTGCCGCCGGACGCAGTCGCGCGCTTGTTCAAGCGCTGA
- the mutS gene encoding DNA mismatch repair protein MutS, translating into MSDAGAKFSPMLEQYFGMKAKHPEAVLLSRVGDFYEAYGEDAETVARALQIALTSKEAGGGRRVAMAGVPHHALAQYLAKLVAQRFVVALAEQLEVPQPNRLVRRDVVRLVTPGTLFEEQLLDGSSNNYLAAVSAFESTYALAFADVSTGSCSATALSGVDAYEELLAELNRVAPAEIVADVPADLRAILTADLDGSGSRVTAPALGAAMAIDDVPIEGFSRNESTGIRRALDVLAAFVRRTGVAGNDRRQDLSTTGLRATALYRTRTFLELDASTRKHLELMRPTGQNARATLFATLNRCATAMGSRMLGRWILAPLVDRAAIESRQDAVESLIGEHARREALRELLKGCFDLERIAQKVRLGRAGPRDLGSLRRTLECLGPIRQAVTAALEPAALHIGEFGALLDDLRNTLADELPAHMTDGGAIRPESDRELAECVALRGDARSQLAQLEERERNLTGIKSLKIRYASAYGYALEVGNAHNALVPERYVRKQTLTNAERYVTPELKALETAIATAQSRQERLEQRLFDELCARVTARIDDLLDAADAIAEIDAVAALALCAAERGYVRPRFDDSSELAIEAGRHPVMEAVLHAQFVANDCTLRAGDHRFILLTGPNMGGKSTYLRQTGLLTIMAQIGSFVPAASMRLGVVDRIFTRIGAGDDLASGQSTFYMEMAEAANILRRSTDRSLLLIDEVGRGTGTLDGLSIAQAICEFLLALDERAPMVLFATHFHELCALADHWNLVANYHITAVENMSRGGAPVFSHRVAPGSSSRSFGIEVARMAGLPASVVERAREIGETLAGQADVEAQVPMRKTPARPAAVETQLALLYPQ; encoded by the coding sequence GTGAGCGACGCCGGCGCGAAATTCTCTCCAATGCTCGAGCAATACTTCGGGATGAAAGCCAAGCATCCGGAGGCCGTTTTGCTATCGCGCGTCGGCGACTTTTACGAAGCCTATGGCGAGGACGCCGAGACGGTGGCGCGCGCATTGCAAATCGCGCTTACCAGCAAAGAGGCGGGCGGGGGCCGGCGCGTTGCGATGGCCGGCGTTCCGCACCATGCGCTGGCGCAATATCTTGCGAAACTCGTTGCGCAGCGATTCGTCGTTGCATTGGCCGAGCAACTCGAGGTTCCGCAACCGAATCGATTGGTGCGCCGCGACGTCGTGCGTTTAGTAACGCCGGGTACGCTGTTCGAAGAACAGTTGCTCGACGGCAGCAGCAACAACTATTTGGCCGCCGTTTCGGCCTTCGAGAGCACCTATGCATTGGCATTTGCCGACGTCTCGACCGGCTCGTGCTCGGCAACCGCGCTCTCCGGCGTGGATGCGTACGAAGAACTTCTCGCCGAGCTCAACCGGGTCGCGCCGGCCGAAATCGTGGCCGACGTTCCAGCCGATCTACGAGCGATCTTGACGGCCGATCTCGACGGATCGGGCTCGCGCGTTACCGCGCCGGCACTCGGTGCCGCTATGGCGATCGACGACGTGCCGATCGAGGGCTTTTCGCGCAACGAGTCGACCGGCATACGCCGCGCGCTCGACGTGTTGGCCGCGTTCGTGCGCCGTACAGGCGTGGCGGGCAACGATCGACGGCAGGATTTGTCGACGACCGGGTTGCGCGCGACGGCGCTGTATCGCACGCGCACGTTTCTCGAGCTCGACGCTTCGACGCGCAAGCATCTCGAACTGATGCGCCCGACCGGGCAGAACGCACGAGCAACCTTATTTGCAACGCTCAATCGCTGCGCTACTGCGATGGGATCGCGCATGCTCGGGCGCTGGATACTCGCACCGTTGGTCGACCGCGCCGCCATCGAGTCGCGGCAGGATGCGGTCGAATCGCTGATCGGCGAGCACGCCAGGCGCGAAGCGTTGCGCGAGCTGCTCAAAGGTTGTTTCGATCTCGAACGCATCGCACAAAAAGTGCGACTGGGACGCGCCGGACCGCGCGATCTCGGCTCGTTGCGCCGCACATTGGAATGCTTGGGACCGATTCGCCAAGCCGTCACCGCAGCATTGGAGCCGGCCGCGCTACACATCGGCGAATTCGGCGCCCTGCTCGACGACCTGCGGAACACGCTGGCAGACGAATTGCCGGCGCACATGACCGATGGCGGCGCGATTCGCCCCGAAAGCGATCGGGAGTTGGCCGAGTGCGTTGCGTTACGCGGTGACGCCCGCTCGCAGCTGGCGCAACTCGAAGAACGCGAGCGCAATCTCACCGGCATCAAATCGCTGAAAATTCGATATGCCAGTGCCTATGGTTACGCATTGGAGGTCGGAAACGCACACAATGCCTTGGTTCCGGAACGATACGTTCGTAAACAAACGCTCACGAATGCCGAACGTTACGTAACGCCGGAACTCAAGGCGTTGGAAACGGCGATCGCAACCGCACAGTCGCGGCAGGAGCGGCTCGAGCAGCGTTTATTCGACGAATTGTGCGCCCGTGTAACGGCGCGTATCGACGACTTGCTCGACGCAGCCGATGCCATCGCGGAAATCGACGCGGTCGCGGCTTTGGCGTTGTGCGCGGCCGAGCGCGGCTACGTGCGACCGCGCTTCGACGACTCGAGCGAGTTGGCAATCGAAGCCGGACGGCATCCGGTTATGGAGGCGGTGTTGCACGCGCAGTTCGTCGCCAACGACTGCACGCTGCGAGCCGGCGATCATCGATTTATCTTACTGACCGGGCCGAACATGGGCGGCAAATCGACCTATCTCCGGCAAACCGGCCTGCTGACGATCATGGCGCAGATCGGTTCGTTTGTGCCCGCCGCATCGATGCGGCTCGGCGTCGTCGACCGCATCTTCACGCGCATCGGTGCCGGCGACGACTTAGCCTCCGGGCAGTCGACCTTCTATATGGAAATGGCCGAGGCTGCCAATATTCTGCGACGCAGCACCGATCGCTCGCTGCTACTGATCGACGAGGTCGGTCGCGGCACCGGCACGCTCGACGGTTTGTCGATCGCGCAAGCCATCTGCGAGTTCTTGCTGGCACTCGACGAACGCGCCCCGATGGTGCTGTTCGCGACGCACTTCCACGAGTTATGCGCGCTGGCCGATCATTGGAACTTGGTTGCCAACTACCACATCACCGCGGTCGAAAATATGTCGCGCGGCGGCGCGCCGGTGTTCTCGCACCGCGTGGCGCCCGGCAGCTCGTCGCGTTCGTTCGGCATCGAGGTTGCACGCATGGCGGGATTGCCGGCCTCAGTGGTCGAGCGCGCGCGAGAGATCGGCGAAACGCTCGCCGGACAGGCCGATGTCGAAGCGCAGGTGCCGATGCGCAAAACCCCCGCACGGCCCGCGGCGGTCGAGACGCAACTCGCGCTCCTGTATCCGCAGTAA
- a CDS encoding glycoside hydrolase family 18 protein has protein sequence MNVTRFVPASILALAVVLASCHGGAAPLPPGTVSSQSTRQSPSRPTEFVGFWESWSDWNGQDAFNMLGSVPATVTNVDVAFSIANSNQISDPQNTYPLAPGAKTIHQQGGKVLLSFGGATSTFNITDTKQFVTNLKAYLKKNPGIYDGFDFDDEVIQTKSNGRQQLVGVIKATRKAFPDAVISFDADSAGADPKVDLSQGFGEDRSILKKAGNDIDYVNIMDYDQYGWKPSTNPKCQYTPGSSDDCYLDIVKEFSNVPVGGGKKFPASKVVMGLMIGEGDDGSFLKPADCSNYASWIVTNGYRGIMIWDLDLDNPQAPMNGTGYPLGTYVTAIGSALGT, from the coding sequence GTGAACGTCACACGCTTCGTCCCAGCTTCGATCCTCGCACTAGCCGTCGTGCTCGCGTCGTGCCATGGTGGCGCGGCGCCGTTGCCGCCGGGTACCGTATCTTCGCAAAGTACGCGCCAATCGCCGTCGCGGCCGACCGAGTTCGTTGGGTTTTGGGAGTCGTGGTCCGACTGGAACGGCCAGGACGCGTTCAATATGTTGGGCAGCGTACCGGCGACGGTTACCAACGTCGACGTCGCGTTCAGTATCGCCAACTCAAACCAAATTTCCGATCCGCAAAATACCTACCCGCTCGCGCCCGGCGCGAAGACGATCCACCAGCAGGGCGGCAAAGTGTTATTGTCGTTCGGCGGCGCGACGTCGACCTTCAACATCACCGATACCAAACAATTCGTAACGAATCTAAAAGCGTACTTGAAAAAGAATCCGGGGATTTACGACGGTTTCGATTTTGACGATGAAGTGATTCAAACGAAGTCCAATGGCCGCCAGCAACTGGTCGGCGTCATCAAGGCAACGCGCAAAGCGTTTCCCGACGCGGTGATCAGCTTCGATGCCGATTCGGCCGGCGCCGATCCGAAGGTCGACCTTTCCCAAGGTTTCGGCGAAGATCGCTCGATCCTTAAGAAGGCCGGTAACGACATCGATTACGTCAACATTATGGATTACGATCAGTACGGGTGGAAGCCGTCGACCAATCCGAAGTGCCAATACACGCCGGGCTCTTCGGACGACTGTTATCTCGACATCGTCAAGGAGTTTTCGAACGTACCGGTCGGCGGCGGCAAGAAGTTTCCGGCCAGTAAGGTCGTGATGGGATTGATGATCGGCGAGGGCGACGACGGTTCGTTCCTCAAACCGGCCGACTGCAGCAACTACGCGAGCTGGATCGTCACGAACGGTTACCGCGGGATCATGATTTGGGATCTCGATTTGGATAACCCGCAAGCGCCGATGAACGGTACCGGTTATCCCCTGGGAACCTATGTCACCGCTATCGGCAGCGCCCTCGGTACGTAG